A region from the Oceanidesulfovibrio marinus genome encodes:
- a CDS encoding methyl-accepting chemotaxis protein, whose translation MSMSIRVRLILLGIGVVLALSILAGINFINGRSVSGTMKANALSLEKSNLAQHMRENLIHLNLIAMDAIVDRDNGMSDERIAVIQSTAAELRDDLAKLRKLEKDKQLQQNIQALDAEQNKLIEMVSVDLVQFINKSAGVLHRREEQLQALDNRLDGQNMRISAFLDILEDTFTEQRDSSALAGIWERYDTAVTETRAVNLANVKTALVGMQILNDRNTGKDNQAQLAEIRHYGEFLTTSLDTLAGYARSEEAKDSIATLQESIPAFLKVLTTELPDMIQKAYKDRLEILAAFDATVDKVHDHTNAAREALDTILDAENLKLVDSSQSLEDRISRSNSLGVMIYGIVVLAIIVVMIFIIRSIVVPLGKTVEFADGVAAGDLDRDLAVRGKDETGRLADALRRMVDELRDKIRMADAQTQEAEEQSQRAQAAMEQAQEAQKEAEKAKQQGMLEAADRLDAMVGSLTSSSEQLTAQIEQTSHGSARQSERASETATAMEEMNATVLEVARNASEAAESADSARSKAMGGSSVVTDVVTSINDVSTRTSQMKSSLDSLGRRAEDIGAIMTVITDIADQTNLLALNAAIEAARAGEAGRGFAVVADEVRKLAEKTMSATSEVGRAIDAIQQETRGTVESMDEASGAVQLSTEYAEQAGAALQEIVRIVETTSDQVRSIATASEQQSAASEEINRAIEEVNSISAENTQGMYEAEQAVAGLADLASRLARLIDELRQG comes from the coding sequence ATGTCTATGAGTATCCGCGTCCGCCTCATCCTGCTCGGGATTGGCGTCGTCCTTGCCCTCTCGATTCTGGCAGGCATCAACTTCATCAATGGCCGGTCCGTATCCGGGACCATGAAGGCGAACGCGCTCAGCCTTGAAAAAAGCAACCTCGCACAGCACATGCGCGAGAATTTGATCCACCTCAACCTCATCGCCATGGACGCCATTGTGGACAGGGACAACGGCATGAGTGACGAACGCATCGCCGTTATCCAGAGCACCGCCGCCGAGCTGCGCGACGACCTGGCCAAGTTGCGCAAGCTGGAGAAGGACAAGCAGTTGCAGCAGAATATCCAGGCTCTCGATGCCGAGCAGAACAAGCTCATCGAGATGGTCTCTGTGGACCTCGTGCAGTTCATCAACAAAAGCGCTGGCGTCCTCCACCGGCGGGAAGAGCAGCTCCAGGCGCTCGACAACAGATTGGACGGCCAGAATATGCGGATCAGCGCATTCCTCGACATTCTGGAGGACACCTTCACCGAGCAACGCGACTCTTCCGCCCTTGCCGGCATTTGGGAGCGCTACGACACGGCTGTCACTGAAACCCGCGCGGTCAATCTGGCCAACGTCAAGACAGCGCTCGTCGGCATGCAGATACTCAACGACCGGAACACCGGCAAAGACAACCAGGCACAGCTCGCAGAGATACGGCACTACGGAGAGTTCCTGACGACGAGCCTGGACACCCTTGCCGGCTACGCCAGGTCCGAGGAGGCCAAGGATTCCATCGCCACTCTGCAAGAGTCCATACCGGCCTTTCTGAAAGTCCTCACCACCGAGCTGCCCGACATGATTCAAAAGGCATACAAGGACCGCCTGGAAATACTGGCCGCTTTCGACGCGACGGTGGACAAAGTCCATGACCACACCAATGCGGCCCGGGAAGCGCTCGACACCATTCTCGACGCCGAGAACCTGAAGCTCGTGGACTCCAGCCAATCCCTGGAGGACAGGATATCCCGATCCAACAGCCTTGGCGTGATGATCTACGGTATTGTCGTCCTTGCCATCATCGTGGTCATGATCTTCATCATCCGGTCCATCGTGGTGCCCCTGGGCAAGACCGTGGAGTTCGCCGACGGCGTGGCCGCGGGCGATCTGGACCGTGACCTCGCCGTGCGCGGCAAGGACGAGACGGGCCGCCTTGCCGACGCCCTGCGCCGCATGGTGGACGAGCTCAGGGATAAGATCCGCATGGCCGATGCGCAGACGCAGGAGGCCGAGGAGCAATCCCAACGGGCGCAAGCAGCCATGGAGCAGGCCCAGGAGGCCCAGAAGGAGGCCGAGAAGGCCAAACAACAGGGCATGCTGGAGGCGGCCGATCGTCTGGACGCCATGGTCGGGAGCCTGACCTCCTCCTCGGAGCAGCTTACCGCGCAGATCGAGCAGACCAGCCATGGCTCCGCCAGGCAGAGCGAGCGCGCCTCCGAAACGGCCACGGCCATGGAGGAGATGAACGCCACTGTCCTGGAGGTCGCCCGCAACGCCTCGGAGGCGGCCGAAAGCGCCGATTCCGCGCGGAGCAAGGCCATGGGCGGCAGCAGTGTGGTGACGGACGTGGTCACCTCCATCAACGACGTCTCCACCCGGACATCGCAGATGAAGAGCAGCCTCGATTCGCTGGGCCGCAGGGCCGAAGATATCGGCGCCATCATGACCGTCATCACCGACATCGCTGACCAGACCAACCTGCTGGCCCTGAACGCGGCCATCGAGGCGGCGCGCGCCGGAGAGGCGGGCCGCGGCTTCGCCGTGGTAGCCGACGAGGTGCGCAAGCTGGCGGAAAAGACCATGTCCGCCACCAGCGAGGTGGGCCGGGCCATCGATGCGATTCAGCAGGAGACCCGCGGAACTGTCGAGTCTATGGACGAAGCCTCCGGCGCTGTGCAGCTCTCCACCGAGTACGCCGAGCAGGCCGGAGCCGCACTGCAGGAGATCGTGCGTATCGTGGAGACCACCTCCGACCAGGTGCGATCCATCGCCACGGCTTCGGAGCAACAATCCGCCGCCAGCGAGGAGATCAATCGCGCCATAGAAGAGGTCAACAGCATCTCCGCGGAAAACACCCAGGGCATGTACGAGGCGGAGCAGGCCGTTGCCGGCCTGGCCGATCTTGCCTCGCGTCTGGCCAGGCTCATTGACGAGCTGCGTCAAGGGTAA
- a CDS encoding gamma-glutamyltransferase family protein codes for MSDPLNIPARDPDLIFRSRRSPVCGTRHAAASSQPLATWIGMRILENGGSAADAAVAMAAVLAVVEPCSTGLGGDAFALYYDAEHGAVHALNGSGRSPSALTPAVMASHNIAGAIPPLSPLAVTVPGACGAWADLSRRFGRLGLGPCLEPAVELAESGFAIGPVTASLWRDGMEHQLIPAGDPGDLMPAGRAPAAGERITNKALAGVLKRIAADGPAAFYQGEIAATIARAVQDKGGVLAPDDLARHLEANEAEGVWSESMSTTLGKKVRIHECPPNSQGIVALIALAILEAVDANLSSPSPSAYDCHLMVEALRLAFAEAHRHVSDPRSMDTPAEALLDPERITELACLVDPEKCLSLPEGSPPGTSDTVYFCVVDGQGNACSMVNSNYLGFGSGIVPPGLGFSLQNRGANFSLQAGHPNEVGPNKRPYHTIIPSMATRAEDGALLGPFGVMGGFMQPQGHVQVAVNLFCRGGDGLDPQTALDLPRFCIPDGDPTSGVALEDGMDIKITLGLAGTGHMLGTVTGMERSLFGRGQIILRNPESGCLAAGSDPRADGLALAR; via the coding sequence GTGTCCGATCCGCTCAACATTCCGGCTCGCGATCCAGACCTCATCTTCCGCTCTCGGCGTTCGCCTGTTTGTGGAACCCGGCATGCTGCGGCGTCCAGCCAACCGCTGGCCACCTGGATCGGCATGCGCATCCTCGAAAACGGCGGCTCGGCCGCCGATGCCGCAGTGGCCATGGCCGCCGTGCTGGCCGTGGTGGAGCCCTGCTCCACCGGCCTCGGCGGCGACGCCTTTGCCCTGTACTACGACGCGGAGCACGGAGCGGTCCATGCGCTCAACGGCTCGGGCCGCTCCCCCTCCGCGCTTACGCCAGCGGTTATGGCCTCGCACAACATTGCCGGGGCCATACCGCCGCTGTCGCCACTGGCCGTCACCGTGCCCGGCGCATGCGGCGCCTGGGCCGACCTCTCCCGGCGGTTCGGCCGCCTGGGACTAGGCCCCTGCCTGGAACCGGCCGTGGAGCTTGCCGAGTCCGGCTTCGCCATCGGCCCGGTAACCGCATCCCTCTGGCGCGACGGCATGGAGCACCAGCTCATACCGGCCGGCGATCCCGGCGACCTGATGCCCGCCGGCCGCGCTCCGGCGGCTGGCGAACGCATCACCAACAAGGCGCTGGCCGGCGTGCTCAAGCGCATTGCCGCGGATGGTCCGGCGGCCTTCTACCAGGGCGAGATTGCCGCGACCATTGCCCGCGCCGTGCAGGACAAGGGCGGCGTGCTGGCTCCGGACGATCTGGCCCGGCACCTGGAGGCCAACGAGGCCGAAGGCGTGTGGAGCGAGTCCATGTCCACGACTTTGGGCAAGAAGGTGCGCATCCACGAGTGCCCGCCCAACAGCCAGGGCATTGTGGCGCTCATCGCTCTGGCCATTCTCGAAGCCGTTGACGCGAACCTCTCCAGCCCGTCTCCCTCAGCCTACGACTGCCACCTGATGGTGGAGGCGTTGCGGCTGGCCTTTGCCGAGGCGCATCGCCACGTGTCCGATCCCCGGAGCATGGACACGCCTGCCGAGGCCCTGCTCGACCCCGAGCGCATCACCGAGCTCGCCTGCCTTGTGGACCCGGAAAAATGTCTGAGTCTCCCGGAAGGCTCGCCTCCAGGAACCTCGGATACCGTCTACTTCTGCGTGGTGGACGGCCAGGGCAACGCCTGCTCCATGGTCAACTCCAACTACCTGGGCTTCGGCTCGGGCATCGTGCCCCCCGGACTAGGCTTCTCTTTGCAGAACAGGGGCGCGAACTTCTCGCTGCAAGCCGGCCATCCCAACGAGGTCGGCCCGAACAAACGGCCCTACCACACCATCATTCCCTCCATGGCCACACGCGCCGAGGACGGCGCTCTGCTCGGCCCCTTCGGCGTAATGGGCGGCTTCATGCAGCCGCAGGGCCACGTGCAGGTGGCGGTGAACCTCTTCTGCCGCGGCGGCGATGGGCTCGACCCCCAGACCGCGCTGGACCTGCCGCGCTTCTGCATCCCGGACGGCGACCCCACGTCGGGCGTGGCTCTGGAAGACGGCATGGACATCAAGATCACGCTGGGCCTGGCCGGCACCGGCCATATGCTGGGCACGGTCACAGGCATGGAGCGCTCCCTGTTCGGTCGCGGACAGATAATCCTGCGCAATCCGGAGAGCGGCTGCCTGGCAGCAGGCAGCGACCCCCGCGCCGACGGCCTGGCCCTGGCGCGATAG
- a CDS encoding response regulator: MPGKQVLLIVEDDRKVSALYGKFLSEELFDITFANQGRRALDAYDILRPDIIILDLNLPDMSGLDVLRSIRTERGDTSTCVIIASASSKEAVCEQCNELGIQGYLTKPFDLTSLNEAIIEAHAGDASSEAGPEILGVLIVEDDPKIAALYHRFLDPEAFRVHIAGSGTEALAYMADHRPQIIILDLELPGMSGIDLLKELRDNRVDMATTIVIASSHSKEEIVKECLRYNVQGFLVKPFNVKQLTLRVLRFRNRHMEDLKDIGWDPELT, translated from the coding sequence GTGCCTGGTAAGCAAGTCCTGCTCATCGTGGAGGATGACCGCAAAGTCTCTGCCCTCTACGGCAAGTTCCTTTCCGAGGAGCTCTTCGACATCACGTTCGCCAACCAGGGCCGGCGCGCCCTGGATGCGTACGATATTCTCAGACCCGACATCATCATTCTGGATCTCAACCTCCCGGACATGTCCGGTCTGGACGTGCTGCGGAGCATCCGCACCGAGCGCGGCGACACCTCCACCTGCGTCATTATCGCCTCGGCCAGCAGCAAGGAGGCCGTCTGCGAGCAGTGCAACGAGCTGGGCATCCAGGGCTACCTCACCAAGCCGTTCGACCTGACCAGCCTCAATGAGGCGATCATCGAGGCCCATGCCGGAGACGCCTCCAGCGAAGCCGGTCCGGAAATCCTCGGCGTGCTCATCGTGGAGGACGACCCGAAGATTGCGGCGCTGTACCATCGCTTTCTCGATCCAGAAGCGTTTCGCGTGCACATCGCCGGCAGCGGCACCGAGGCCCTGGCGTACATGGCGGACCACCGGCCGCAGATCATCATTCTGGACCTCGAGCTGCCCGGCATGAGCGGCATCGATCTGCTCAAGGAGCTGCGGGACAATCGCGTCGATATGGCGACCACCATCGTTATCGCATCCAGTCATAGCAAAGAGGAAATCGTGAAGGAGTGCCTGCGCTACAACGTGCAGGGATTCCTGGTGAAGCCGTTCAACGTGAAGCAGCTTACCCTGCGGGTGCTGCGCTTCCGGAACAGGCACATGGAAGATCTGAAAGACATTGGCTGGGATCCCGAGCTCACATGA